A portion of the bacterium genome contains these proteins:
- a CDS encoding flagellar hook-basal body complex protein: MSLFTTISGITNNQSMLDVIGDNLANINTTAFKSSKMNFASIFSNTISAGGTPTTTSGGVNPKQVGLGVTIAEISRNFTRGAIQSTGKSADLNIQGEGFFTVVDPSGKMLLTRAGNFSVDSGGNLVNAVGYKVAGTASTTSSTGSDTTINIPTSLVLNETNVISDGTTAVTGGTTASPLQFTVTVNGTAKQVDVLKTDTMQDIVNKINSKLTSSTATLSSNKIVISGSDTVTFGNAADTSNFATVANFTGSSPTYTSATLSDTPKVDIGEASAAGSALPNTYTVSSYSILNDGAIEVSYSNGAKLSVTGEPSRTLKYVSSGSKEVSGNNVTQSAGNFIDPAQLQLQLAQVVNPKGLEAIGGNLFSINSAAGNPSFAIGRSGGLGSIDSGSLETSNVDLPTEFANMILAQKAVEANSRAFSVQNQIMDTIVNLGR; this comes from the coding sequence ATGTCATTATTTACAACAATTTCGGGTATCACAAACAACCAGTCGATGTTAGATGTAATCGGGGATAACCTTGCAAACATTAACACAACAGCTTTTAAATCAAGTAAAATGAATTTTGCAAGTATTTTTTCAAATACTATTTCTGCAGGAGGAACCCCAACGACTACAAGCGGAGGAGTTAATCCGAAACAAGTCGGATTGGGTGTCACGATAGCTGAAATAAGTCGAAATTTTACAAGAGGAGCTATTCAATCCACCGGAAAATCCGCTGATTTAAATATTCAGGGTGAAGGGTTCTTTACTGTTGTAGATCCTTCAGGCAAAATGTTGCTTACAAGAGCCGGAAATTTCTCTGTAGATTCCGGAGGAAATTTGGTTAACGCTGTTGGTTATAAAGTTGCAGGCACTGCCAGTACAACAAGTTCAACAGGAAGTGATACAACTATTAATATACCTACTTCTTTAGTTCTCAATGAAACAAACGTAATTTCCGATGGAACCACGGCTGTAACAGGTGGAACAACTGCATCCCCTCTGCAATTTACTGTTACTGTTAATGGAACAGCAAAACAGGTTGATGTTCTTAAAACTGATACAATGCAGGATATAGTAAATAAAATTAATTCGAAACTTACATCAAGTACAGCGACTTTAAGTTCAAATAAAATAGTGATATCAGGATCTGATACAGTAACATTTGGCAATGCAGCCGACACAAGTAACTTTGCAACGGTTGCAAATTTTACCGGTTCTTCTCCTACGTATACCAGCGCAACATTATCTGATACTCCGAAAGTAGATATAGGTGAAGCCAGCGCAGCAGGTTCCGCACTGCCTAATACTTATACAGTGTCTTCTTATTCTATACTTAATGACGGAGCAATAGAGGTTTCTTATTCAAACGGAGCAAAGCTTAGCGTTACAGGTGAGCCGTCAAGAACTTTAAAATATGTTTCATCAGGAAGTAAAGAAGTTTCGGGAAATAATGTTACTCAGTCAGCAGGGAATTTTATTGATCCGGCACAATTACAACTTCAGCTTGCCCAAGTAGTTAACCCTAAAGGACTTGAAGCAATCGGAGGAAACCTTTTTTCAATCAATTCCGCAGCAGGAAATCCCAGTTTTGCAATAGGCAGATCAGGAGGGCTTGGTTCTATTGATTCAGGATCTCTTGAAACCTCAAACGTGGATTTGCCGACAGAATTTGCAAATATGATTCTTGCACAAAAAGCTGTTGAGGCAAACAGCCGAGCTTTTTCCGTTCAAAACCAGATAATGGATACTATTGTAAACCTCGGAAGATAA
- a CDS encoding type II secretion system protein, producing MERKKGFTLSETLITLAVLGIIIAATIPNLINTTNEHNYVNGLKKAYLILKTATSQIMTDNSGTMLKIAGNSSELLDKYCTRLNCVKKCSIGTSGCFFSPNVNNLQGNYLGWDIMIVPTAILSNGMLIAMSLANPNCTGGVDNSYVDNGVNIACGSFWVDVNGFNPPNRFGRDVFIFRITSKGLFPDGLKGFTPWSTYCDTSSIDSINGVACSGRILTEGTMNY from the coding sequence ATGGAAAGAAAAAAAGGTTTTACACTTTCAGAAACCCTTATTACCTTAGCTGTTTTAGGAATAATAATTGCGGCTACAATACCTAATCTTATAAATACAACGAATGAACACAATTATGTTAACGGTTTAAAAAAAGCATATTTAATACTTAAAACGGCTACCAGCCAAATAATGACTGATAACAGCGGAACGATGCTTAAAATCGCAGGTAATTCAAGTGAATTATTAGATAAATATTGTACAAGATTAAATTGTGTAAAAAAATGTTCTATCGGAACAAGTGGTTGTTTTTTTAGTCCTAATGTAAATAATCTTCAAGGAAATTATTTGGGTTGGGATATAATGATTGTTCCGACAGCTATATTATCTAATGGCATGCTTATTGCGATGTCCTTAGCAAATCCTAATTGTACAGGCGGTGTTGATAATAGCTACGTAGATAATGGAGTAAATATCGCTTGCGGATCTTTTTGGGTTGATGTAAATGGATTTAATCCTCCAAATAGGTTTGGAAGAGATGTTTTTATCTTCAGAATAACCAGTAAAGGTCTATTCCCTGATGGTTTAAAAGGATTTACTCCCTGGAGTACTTATTGTGATACTTCATCTATTGATTCAATTAATGGAGTAGCATGTTCAGGAAGAATCCTTACAGAAGGTACGATGAACTATTAG
- a CDS encoding type II secretion system protein, translated as MQKQKKVYYSNAFTLAEVLITLAIMGTVMALTIPTLFQSTNQASFIDGLKKTYGILDTATNQIMSNNAGTLIGAFTSSTDARDNKYGNILEYNKTCSVGSVVGNCWANFTGKLSIGASVESFDANTNYQGAVLADGTFLLFYIPNTSCNGTGVSLNLPYAATDKILCGYIVADVNGFNGPNIIGKDIFMFLLGSNGLYAGGEAHTIYNAAGNCNTKNTLKDGYGCASQVLNRQEINYST; from the coding sequence ATGCAAAAACAAAAAAAAGTTTATTACAGTAATGCTTTTACTCTGGCAGAAGTTTTGATAACATTGGCTATAATGGGTACAGTAATGGCCTTGACTATTCCTACTTTGTTTCAAAGTACCAATCAGGCTTCTTTTATCGACGGGCTTAAAAAAACTTACGGGATTCTTGATACAGCCACAAATCAAATTATGTCAAACAATGCAGGTACCTTAATAGGTGCTTTTACGAGTTCAACTGATGCAAGGGACAATAAATATGGCAATATCCTTGAATACAATAAAACATGCTCAGTTGGTAGCGTTGTAGGAAATTGTTGGGCAAATTTTACCGGCAAATTATCGATTGGAGCATCGGTAGAAAGTTTTGATGCTAATACAAATTATCAGGGAGCAGTTCTTGCTGACGGAACTTTTTTGCTTTTTTATATACCAAATACTTCATGTAATGGAACAGGTGTGAGTTTAAATCTTCCTTATGCGGCCACGGACAAAATTTTATGCGGTTATATAGTTGCGGATGTTAACGGTTTTAATGGACCAAATATTATTGGCAAGGATATTTTTATGTTTTTGTTAGGTTCAAACGGTCTTTATGCCGGAGGAGAAGCCCATACTATTTATAATGCAGCCGGCAATTGTAATACTAAGAATACATTAAAAGATGGTTATGGGTGTGCCTCCCAAGTTCTTAACAGGCAGGAGATAAACTATAGTACATAA
- a CDS encoding type II secretion system protein, which produces MNKTSKKAFTLAEMVVSLAILGILAALTIPTFFVGGTSQKNQYVNALRKLYTDFDFATQQIKSNNSGVMENAWSTTGNANDNLRNLYSRFLKITQLCNAGAAHTNCWSANYYKFDGSANGLDLSTYSMAVLNDGSMLAFKALSTACTDSTVKDSGSNNIACAEVDVDVNGFNRPNRFGVDIFRFFIVKVVDPTNTNRDINSKIIFNGDIGTKNTAVSYYGANDCPLNAYNGGLECAAKALQDGKMLY; this is translated from the coding sequence ATGAATAAAACGTCAAAAAAAGCTTTTACCCTTGCTGAAATGGTTGTATCTCTTGCCATATTAGGCATATTGGCAGCTTTAACCATCCCGACTTTTTTTGTAGGCGGTACTTCCCAAAAAAATCAATATGTAAACGCATTAAGGAAGCTTTATACTGATTTTGATTTTGCCACGCAGCAAATAAAATCAAATAACTCGGGAGTAATGGAAAATGCGTGGAGTACAACTGGTAATGCAAATGATAATTTAAGAAATTTATATTCAAGATTTTTAAAAATCACACAATTATGTAATGCCGGAGCTGCTCATACAAATTGTTGGTCGGCTAATTATTATAAATTTGACGGAAGCGCAAACGGTTTAGATTTGAGTACATATTCAATGGCTGTTTTGAACGATGGCTCAATGTTAGCTTTTAAGGCTTTAAGCACCGCATGCACAGATAGTACTGTTAAAGATTCCGGTTCGAATAATATAGCCTGCGCTGAAGTTGACGTTGATGTAAACGGTTTTAATAGACCTAATCGATTTGGTGTGGATATCTTCCGATTTTTTATAGTTAAAGTCGTTGATCCAACTAACACAAACAGAGACATCAATAGTAAAATTATTTTCAACGGAGATATTGGGACAAAAAATACGGCTGTTTCTTATTATGGAGCAAATGATTGTCCCCTCAATGCTTATAATGGCGGATTAGAATGTGCCGCAAAAGCACTTCAGGATGGAAAAATGTTGTATTAG
- a CDS encoding DNA internalization-related competence protein ComEC/Rec2 — translation MPLTKPQKTMILCSAFIAGIGAYLLNLIPLLVIVFVLLISILAYKKVFSIKFSVLCLIIVVFSVFYCGLRTPRPDSLCKLAPKSVYLKGRVIAEPSSKSINKTKFEFKVYSYKFKDNWKPIKAKTIVNIYDKEKKFKKILIGDILEVKGFVKLPFEATNPGQFDYKNYLQNQGVFTITNVKYNDFNIIEHPKGGKWLLIQSLNKIKNKIILENSKYIKSPKLEVLEGMVFGDFAVPAPDEIKQEFMKSGLLHLLAASGMNVSFIFGAWFFIASKLRISYKPKMITGAILVVFYSLLTGLPPSVMRAAVMAEFLILAKLLDRKADTLIILVFVCALMLLINPLLLANISFQLSFITTFGILLCVTPLLEKLNPIPEAVSGVVVVPLVAQIWASPIQIFHFNNFSTYSLLANILVVPFVGIITFLGFTGSVFSFVPVIGGNLCLIFDKISEPFIDIILFISKYVSNLPHALYYLAKPDVFAVIIFYGFIIALLFVIKANFSSKKLNVVSLILFLSLLIFVFKDNFDRKLEFVFFDVGQGDAILVHTPNNKNILVDTGPNGKYIPAKTSIVPYLRDRGIIKLDAVVLTHPNSDHVGGTLEILDNIKVNEILHNGLRENSKTCLKIKNYFQKNHIKNRILYDGENINLDKDVKIKVIRSYKKYKNNENEDCIILYIFYKDFSSILMADSEADSLYDIEKYVKKPVNIIKIGHHGSYNSLNYNFLDYLKPQLAVISVGKKGYMYGHPNGKILEELKEFNVKTFRTDRDFAVIISSDGENYVYKTFKTQKSR, via the coding sequence ATGCCTTTAACAAAACCGCAAAAAACAATGATACTCTGCTCTGCTTTTATTGCAGGAATTGGAGCATATTTGCTTAATTTAATTCCTTTGCTGGTTATAGTTTTTGTTTTATTAATTTCGATTCTTGCCTATAAAAAAGTCTTTTCAATAAAATTTTCTGTATTATGTCTTATAATTGTTGTTTTTTCGGTATTTTATTGTGGTTTAAGAACTCCAAGACCCGATTCATTATGTAAGCTGGCTCCTAAAAGTGTTTATTTAAAGGGCAGGGTAATAGCTGAACCTAGCTCAAAGTCAATAAACAAAACAAAATTTGAGTTTAAAGTTTATTCATACAAATTTAAGGATAATTGGAAACCAATAAAAGCTAAAACCATTGTAAATATTTATGATAAAGAGAAAAAATTCAAAAAGATTCTTATAGGGGATATTTTAGAAGTTAAAGGATTTGTAAAACTTCCTTTTGAGGCGACAAATCCCGGACAGTTTGATTATAAAAATTATCTACAAAATCAGGGTGTTTTTACCATTACAAATGTAAAATATAATGATTTCAATATTATTGAGCATCCTAAAGGGGGTAAATGGTTATTAATACAGAGTTTGAATAAAATAAAAAACAAAATTATTCTTGAAAATTCAAAATATATAAAATCACCTAAGCTGGAAGTGCTTGAAGGAATGGTTTTTGGGGATTTTGCGGTTCCTGCTCCCGATGAAATAAAACAGGAATTTATGAAATCAGGTCTTTTGCACTTGCTTGCAGCTTCAGGAATGAACGTGAGTTTTATTTTTGGAGCATGGTTTTTTATTGCGTCAAAGTTAAGAATTTCTTACAAACCCAAGATGATTACAGGTGCAATTCTGGTAGTTTTCTATTCGCTTTTGACCGGTTTACCTCCTTCTGTAATGCGTGCGGCCGTTATGGCAGAATTTCTTATTCTGGCAAAATTGCTTGACAGAAAAGCGGACACTTTAATTATTTTAGTCTTTGTATGCGCTCTTATGCTTTTAATTAACCCTTTGCTGCTTGCAAATATAAGTTTTCAGCTGTCTTTTATAACAACTTTCGGTATTTTGTTATGCGTTACGCCTCTTTTAGAAAAATTAAATCCTATTCCCGAAGCAGTATCAGGAGTTGTTGTAGTTCCTCTTGTTGCGCAAATTTGGGCATCACCGATTCAAATATTTCACTTTAATAATTTTTCAACTTATTCGTTATTAGCAAATATCCTCGTTGTTCCTTTTGTCGGGATTATAACTTTTTTGGGATTTACTGGAAGCGTTTTTAGCTTTGTACCCGTGATAGGAGGAAATTTATGCCTGATTTTCGATAAAATATCTGAGCCTTTTATAGATATTATTCTTTTTATTTCAAAATATGTTTCCAATCTTCCTCATGCTCTTTATTACCTTGCAAAACCTGATGTTTTTGCAGTCATAATTTTTTACGGCTTTATTATTGCGTTATTATTTGTAATTAAGGCAAATTTTTCTTCTAAAAAATTAAATGTTGTGTCTTTAATTTTATTTTTAAGTTTATTAATTTTTGTTTTTAAAGATAATTTTGACAGAAAACTTGAATTTGTTTTTTTTGATGTAGGACAGGGCGATGCTATTCTTGTTCATACTCCGAACAATAAAAATATTTTGGTTGATACGGGTCCAAACGGGAAATATATTCCTGCTAAAACTTCTATTGTCCCTTATTTAAGGGATAGAGGAATTATAAAGCTTGATGCTGTTGTCTTAACCCATCCAAATAGCGATCATGTCGGCGGAACTCTTGAAATACTTGATAATATTAAAGTAAACGAGATTCTTCATAACGGGTTGAGGGAAAATTCAAAAACATGCCTGAAAATAAAAAATTATTTTCAAAAAAATCATATTAAAAACAGAATTTTATACGACGGTGAAAACATAAATTTAGACAAAGATGTAAAGATTAAAGTTATAAGATCTTATAAAAAATACAAAAATAATGAAAACGAAGACTGTATTATTTTATACATTTTTTATAAAGATTTTTCATCAATTTTAATGGCAGATAGCGAAGCTGATTCGCTCTATGATATTGAAAAATATGTAAAAAAACCTGTAAATATAATAAAAATAGGTCATCATGGAAGTTATAATTCCTTAAATTATAATTTTCTTGATTATTTAAAACCTCAATTAGCCGTAATTTCAGTTGGTAAAAAAGGTTATATGTATGGACATCCAAACGGTAAAATTTTAGAAGAATTAAAAGAATTTAACGTTAAAACTTTCAGGACAGACAGGGATTTTGCGGTGATAATAAGTTCGGATGGCGAAAATTATGTTTATAAAACTTTTAAAACGCAAAAAAGTCGCTGA
- the fliJ gene encoding flagellar export protein FliJ, whose product MKGFKFRLQSVLDARQKKLEDCQLGFAKAQNKLHCENLVMANIVKALDETNLSLEEVLKAGNIDNTIILIHQNYIFTLKENIKKQKTIIEQAEKELEEKNQLMLEALKAKKVMEKLKEKALDEFKENINRHEMLLIDEIATGRYAKQG is encoded by the coding sequence GTGAAAGGTTTTAAATTTAGATTGCAGAGTGTTCTTGATGCACGGCAAAAAAAACTTGAGGATTGTCAGCTCGGGTTTGCAAAAGCTCAAAACAAACTTCACTGCGAAAATCTTGTGATGGCAAATATTGTTAAAGCCCTTGATGAAACAAATTTAAGTTTAGAGGAAGTTTTAAAAGCAGGGAATATAGATAATACAATCATCTTAATTCATCAAAATTATATATTTACACTTAAAGAAAATATAAAAAAGCAAAAAACAATCATAGAACAGGCAGAAAAAGAACTCGAAGAAAAAAATCAGCTTATGTTAGAAGCACTAAAAGCAAAAAAAGTTATGGAAAAGCTAAAGGAGAAAGCACTAGACGAATTTAAAGAAAACATAAACAGGCATGAAATGTTATTAATCGATGAAATTGCAACAGGCAGATATGCAAAGCAGGGGTAA
- a CDS encoding DUF6485 family protein — protein sequence MECKTAKNIQNCTCSYDGCSRKGICCECVAYHRSKQEIPGCFFPLDAEKSWDRSVKNFVNSYK from the coding sequence ATGGAATGCAAAACCGCAAAAAATATCCAAAACTGCACTTGCAGCTATGACGGGTGTTCAAGAAAAGGTATTTGCTGCGAATGTGTAGCTTATCATCGCAGCAAACAAGAGATTCCTGGCTGCTTTTTTCCTCTCGATGCAGAAAAAAGCTGGGACAGGTCAGTAAAGAATTTTGTTAACAGTTATAAATAA
- a CDS encoding type II secretion system protein has translation MRKGFTLAETLITMAVIGIIMALSIPAVIQSTNDTAPLFKKAYNTVEEVTSELINDTSLYPSGDLSSAASGTANCSATDLTNGECFCKNFFAKLNTVGTITCTAAAAVTPTVTVGSPNTTNADASTTNAMNWYNLHSAVADKAASGFNTGNCNTGSTGIDTSTNTCVKISVDVNGMNKGSNTNTPQANQDIFNIYVTATGKVVVETSNSLTYDEAYILQH, from the coding sequence ATGCGAAAAGGTTTTACACTTGCTGAAACCCTTATTACAATGGCTGTAATAGGAATAATTATGGCTTTATCAATTCCTGCCGTTATTCAATCAACAAACGATACAGCGCCCTTGTTTAAAAAAGCGTATAATACCGTAGAAGAAGTTACAAGTGAACTCATAAATGACACTTCTCTTTATCCGAGCGGGGATCTTAGCAGTGCGGCAAGTGGAACAGCTAATTGTTCTGCGACAGACTTAACAAATGGAGAATGTTTTTGTAAAAACTTTTTTGCAAAGTTAAACACTGTAGGAACAATAACTTGTACTGCCGCAGCTGCTGTCACACCTACCGTAACAGTAGGCAGTCCGAATACAACAAATGCTGATGCTTCAACAACAAATGCAATGAATTGGTATAATTTACATTCTGCCGTAGCAGATAAAGCCGCTTCCGGTTTTAATACAGGAAATTGTAATACCGGTTCTACAGGCATTGATACAAGTACAAACACCTGCGTAAAAATAAGCGTTGATGTTAACGGAATGAACAAGGGCTCAAATACAAATACACCTCAGGCTAATCAAGATATTTTTAACATATATGTAACTGCAACAGGAAAAGTTGTTGTGGAAACCAGTAATTCATTAACTTATGATGAAGCATATATTCTTCAACATTAA
- a CDS encoding flagellar hook capping FlgD N-terminal domain-containing protein: MTSAIDITNSLTTLQNNTAAVQAQKNAKTAGSSDMGQDAFLQLLMAQLKNQDPLNPTDSNQFMSQQAQFTQISELQKLNKSVTSSNQMMQASTLIGKDVSLTDPNDTKKTISGTVSEAKINSSGASVVVNGNEYPLNNILSVKEASTSSTSSGASSG; this comes from the coding sequence ATGACATCAGCAATAGACATAACCAATTCTTTAACAACTTTACAAAATAATACGGCCGCAGTGCAGGCTCAAAAAAATGCCAAAACCGCAGGAAGTTCTGACATGGGACAGGATGCATTTTTGCAGTTGTTAATGGCTCAGTTGAAAAATCAGGATCCTTTAAATCCTACAGACAGTAATCAGTTTATGTCTCAACAAGCTCAATTTACCCAAATCAGTGAGCTTCAAAAGCTTAACAAGTCGGTGACGTCATCCAATCAAATGATGCAGGCAAGTACTCTTATCGGAAAAGACGTAAGTTTAACTGATCCGAATGATACTAAAAAGACAATTTCGGGAACGGTAAGCGAAGCTAAAATTAATTCAAGCGGGGCAAGTGTTGTGGTAAACGGAAACGAATACCCGCTAAATAATATTTTGAGTGTTAAAGAAGCAAGCACAAGTTCTACAAGCAGCGGAGCCAGCAGCGGTTAA
- a CDS encoding flagellar hook-length control protein FliK: MAIENLIDTVKFDSNTKNNEYTQKNYSKDNSNGFLNIFESTNKSFNFSFDKTEKFSQKNLNQYSKNLNLKGFKSDYENFHNKLADNKNIDNSIKKEVFFKLKEEKKDADIEAKDTVSETKENQKDAVSEVKEETTSLNQQENNNTETVAENINLNQQEQIQTALQNTDEANVSLPKNNTAELKTANLEKTLPEELTTLQKQIANEKITNKQAENVLQQKSTDVEEETSKDQQQINKINLEELKKTDTKIIDQTVKQDQSKKPEILASEDVLNKLNAIDKTQIKQPHSENLKPVSEKLADTINNEDAKPVITNIQVQTNSSKQDSDGQNQKQNQQELKSNISQVQVISSDENNLQKIDLQKTSQFDKILNTKQTQTPENSVLNQLKDKISSDISTNKSQVSIVLRPDNLGKVNINLVSQNGVLTAQITAENTQVKDILTKGLETLRQNMAEQGINVGKMVVNVQESSSSNQNMNSEENQKNFEQANSNTSNMNYQSDKQKHSGESSSAYLNNASYEFNEESENETGDSVGENKVFHSGTVDYKI, encoded by the coding sequence ATGGCTATTGAGAATTTAATTGATACTGTTAAATTTGATTCAAATACTAAAAATAATGAATATACGCAAAAAAATTATTCAAAAGACAATAGCAACGGTTTTTTAAATATTTTTGAATCGACTAATAAAAGTTTTAACTTTTCCTTTGATAAAACAGAAAAGTTTTCACAAAAAAACTTAAATCAATATAGTAAAAACTTAAATTTAAAGGGGTTTAAGTCTGATTATGAAAATTTTCACAATAAACTTGCCGATAACAAAAATATTGATAATTCAATAAAGAAAGAAGTCTTCTTTAAACTTAAAGAAGAGAAAAAAGATGCAGATATCGAAGCTAAAGATACTGTTTCTGAAACCAAAGAAAACCAAAAGGATGCTGTTTCTGAAGTTAAAGAAGAAACAACAAGTTTAAATCAGCAGGAAAATAATAATACTGAGACAGTTGCCGAAAATATTAATTTAAATCAACAAGAACAGATTCAAACGGCATTGCAAAATACTGATGAAGCTAATGTTTCGTTGCCGAAAAACAATACAGCGGAACTTAAGACTGCTAATTTAGAAAAAACTTTGCCTGAAGAATTAACCACACTTCAAAAACAAATTGCAAACGAAAAAATAACGAATAAACAGGCAGAAAATGTCTTACAACAAAAATCTACAGACGTTGAAGAAGAAACTTCCAAAGATCAGCAGCAAATAAATAAAATAAATCTTGAAGAACTTAAAAAAACAGATACAAAAATCATCGATCAAACTGTAAAACAAGATCAATCTAAAAAACCGGAGATTTTGGCTTCAGAAGATGTTTTAAATAAGCTTAATGCCATAGATAAAACTCAAATTAAACAGCCTCATTCCGAAAATTTAAAACCTGTTTCTGAAAAATTGGCTGATACTATTAATAATGAAGACGCAAAACCTGTTATAACAAATATTCAGGTTCAAACCAACTCTTCAAAACAGGATTCTGACGGTCAAAACCAAAAACAAAACCAGCAGGAATTAAAATCAAATATTAGTCAGGTTCAGGTTATATCTTCAGATGAAAATAATTTGCAAAAAATCGATCTTCAAAAAACTTCTCAATTTGATAAAATTTTAAACACAAAACAAACACAAACCCCTGAAAATTCTGTTCTTAACCAGCTTAAGGATAAAATTTCGTCAGATATATCAACAAATAAGTCTCAAGTTTCGATTGTGTTAAGACCTGATAATCTTGGCAAGGTAAATATTAATCTTGTTTCGCAGAACGGGGTCTTAACAGCTCAAATTACCGCAGAAAATACTCAGGTTAAAGATATTTTAACCAAAGGTCTTGAAACCTTGAGGCAAAATATGGCAGAACAGGGAATTAATGTTGGCAAAATGGTTGTTAATGTTCAGGAGTCTTCTTCATCTAATCAAAATATGAATTCTGAGGAGAATCAAAAGAACTTTGAACAGGCAAATTCAAATACATCAAACATGAATTATCAATCTGATAAGCAAAAGCATTCAGGAGAAAGTTCTTCAGCGTATTTAAATAATGCATCATATGAGTTTAATGAAGAATCAGAAAATGAAACAGGTGACTCAGTCGGAGAAAATAAAGTTTTCCACTCAGGAACAGTTGATTACAAAATATAA